A section of the Acidobacterium capsulatum ATCC 51196 genome encodes:
- a CDS encoding BlaI/MecI/CopY family transcriptional regulator yields MPKREAETLTRLELQIMQVIWKLGSANVTAVQAALEHPLAYTTVQTMLNILHRKGKLRRKLEGRSYVYRAAVSESKATGHAVRDLIDRVFGGSTEALVMSLIKNRQIDADKLAELTRKLEAGKGEEEDQ; encoded by the coding sequence ATGCCGAAACGCGAGGCGGAAACACTCACACGACTGGAGCTGCAGATCATGCAGGTGATCTGGAAGCTGGGCTCTGCCAATGTCACGGCCGTGCAGGCCGCCCTGGAACATCCGCTGGCCTATACCACCGTGCAGACCATGTTGAACATCCTGCATCGCAAGGGCAAGCTGCGCCGCAAGCTTGAGGGCCGCTCGTATGTCTACCGCGCAGCGGTCAGCGAATCCAAAGCTACCGGACATGCTGTGCGTGACCTTATCGACCGCGTGTTTGGAGGCTCGACCGAAGCGTTAGTGATGAGCCTCATCAAGAATCGCCAGATTGATGCTGACAAGCTAGCGGAACTCACCCGCAAACTCGAAGCAGGAAAAGGCGAAGAGGAGGATCAATGA
- the lipB gene encoding lipoyl(octanoyl) transferase LipB, with protein MVLNLLHLGRIGYAQGLELQRQLVEARHSGRIGNTLLLLEHPPVLTLGRNSERKNVLASDEFLAYRGVEIHEVNRGGDVTYHGPGQLVGYPILDLRSFAESGERGRLGAVEYVRWVEEALIRTCADFGVQTQRVAGRTGVWTLPGGSVEEKKIAAIGVHISRGITSHGFALNVTTDLRDFDLIVPCGISDRKVTSLELEVIDEPALTMEKVIHSAARQFGRVFGHQVLWLESPGDLLPELATLTQS; from the coding sequence ATGGTTCTCAATCTTCTCCATCTCGGCCGCATTGGCTATGCTCAGGGGCTGGAACTGCAGCGGCAGCTCGTCGAGGCGCGGCACTCCGGGCGCATCGGCAACACGCTGCTGTTGCTGGAGCATCCGCCGGTGCTCACGCTCGGCCGCAACTCCGAGCGCAAAAACGTGCTGGCGAGTGATGAATTTCTGGCTTATCGCGGCGTGGAGATTCACGAGGTCAATCGCGGCGGCGACGTTACCTATCACGGTCCCGGGCAGTTGGTGGGTTATCCCATTCTTGACCTGCGCAGCTTTGCCGAGAGTGGAGAGCGCGGCCGCCTGGGCGCGGTGGAGTATGTGCGCTGGGTGGAAGAAGCATTGATTCGCACCTGTGCAGATTTTGGGGTGCAGACGCAGCGCGTGGCGGGCCGCACAGGCGTCTGGACGCTGCCGGGTGGTTCTGTAGAAGAGAAAAAGATTGCGGCGATTGGGGTGCATATCTCGCGCGGCATCACGTCGCACGGATTTGCGTTGAATGTCACGACCGACCTGCGTGACTTTGACCTGATCGTGCCGTGCGGTATCAGCGACCGCAAGGTGACCAGCCTGGAGCTGGAAGTGATCGATGAGCCGGCGCTGACCATGGAAAAAGTGATTCACTCCGCGGCGCGTCAGTTTGGCCGGGTCTTTGGCCATCAGGTGCTTTGGCTCGAAAGCCCGGGCGACCTGCTGCCGGAACTCGCAACTCTCACTCAATCCTGA
- the lpdA gene encoding dihydrolipoyl dehydrogenase — translation MAETIYDVAIIGGGPAGYTAAIRAGQLGLKAALIEKEAKLGGTCLHWGCIPTKSLLFNAEIYDYLKDAKEYGLEGLGEAKINWKTILDRKNQIIAKHAKGLDFLMRKNKVTVIPGYGKLTGAAKDGIHSVEVTGEGKGKAETVKAKNVIVATGSDAKLLPGLKTSDKILTNMEILTINGIPKSLVVIGAGAVGVEFGSIFRSFGSEITIVEYLPRLVPNEDEDVSKELARVFRKRGIESHVGAKVEKVEETKTGVKVTFTAADGKQVVKEADKVLVAVGRAPRTENIGLEKTKIKPERGFIKVNEFMQTEEPGVYAIGDIVAGLPQLAHVGAMAGVVVAAKIAGKYARPVKRERIPGCTYTEPQIGSVGLTEAQAKEKGLQIKVGKFPFSANSKASIVGQHEGFIKVVADAKYGEILGVHIIGPQATELIAEAVTAIELEATVDDMMFTIHAHPTLAEAMLDGFGSVEGMAINM, via the coding sequence TTGGCAGAAACGATCTACGATGTAGCGATTATCGGAGGTGGTCCGGCTGGATACACCGCAGCCATTCGCGCGGGCCAGCTTGGCCTGAAAGCGGCCTTGATTGAGAAAGAAGCGAAGCTGGGCGGCACGTGCCTGCACTGGGGCTGCATCCCGACCAAGTCGCTGCTCTTCAACGCGGAAATTTATGATTATCTGAAAGACGCCAAGGAATATGGCCTGGAAGGTCTGGGCGAGGCGAAGATCAACTGGAAGACGATTCTGGACCGCAAGAATCAGATCATCGCCAAGCATGCCAAGGGCCTCGACTTCCTCATGCGGAAGAACAAGGTCACCGTGATTCCGGGTTACGGCAAGCTGACCGGCGCCGCCAAAGACGGGATTCATTCCGTGGAAGTGACGGGCGAAGGCAAGGGCAAGGCTGAGACGGTGAAGGCGAAGAATGTGATTGTCGCGACCGGCTCTGATGCCAAGCTCCTGCCCGGCCTCAAGACCAGCGACAAGATTCTCACCAACATGGAGATTCTGACCATCAACGGCATTCCCAAGTCGCTGGTGGTGATTGGCGCGGGAGCCGTGGGTGTGGAGTTCGGCTCCATCTTCCGCAGCTTCGGTTCTGAAATCACGATTGTCGAGTACCTGCCGCGCCTCGTTCCCAACGAAGACGAGGATGTCAGCAAGGAACTGGCGCGCGTCTTCCGCAAGCGCGGCATTGAGTCGCATGTGGGCGCAAAGGTGGAGAAGGTGGAGGAAACCAAGACCGGCGTGAAGGTCACCTTTACCGCTGCCGATGGCAAGCAGGTAGTGAAGGAGGCCGACAAGGTTCTGGTAGCCGTGGGCCGTGCGCCGCGCACCGAGAATATTGGTCTGGAAAAGACAAAGATCAAGCCCGAGCGCGGCTTTATCAAGGTCAACGAGTTCATGCAGACCGAGGAGCCTGGTGTTTACGCGATTGGCGACATCGTTGCGGGTCTGCCGCAGTTGGCGCACGTGGGCGCGATGGCCGGTGTGGTGGTCGCTGCGAAGATTGCGGGCAAGTATGCGCGTCCGGTCAAGCGTGAGCGCATTCCGGGCTGCACTTATACCGAACCGCAGATCGGCAGCGTGGGTCTCACCGAGGCGCAGGCCAAGGAGAAGGGCCTGCAGATCAAGGTGGGCAAGTTCCCGTTCTCGGCCAACTCCAAGGCATCGATTGTGGGCCAGCACGAGGGCTTCATCAAAGTGGTTGCGGATGCCAAGTACGGCGAGATTCTCGGCGTACACATCATCGGTCCGCAGGCGACCGAACTGATCGCCGAAGCAGTGACGGCGATTGAGCTGGAGGCGACGGTGGATGACATGATGTTCACCATCCACGCGCACCCGACGCTCGCCGAGGCTATGCTGGATGGGTTTGGCAGCGTTGAGGGCATGGCGATCAACATGTAG
- a CDS encoding M56 family metallopeptidase gives MTHVTSFIFGYLLNSLWQAPLLLAAAWLAARLASRQSPAWEHRTWVIALCAQILLPFVNISPVRWQQLRELIFWPTSHQSAKGSIRVFVGPANPAQPGLLHLPFSLMAALELIYGAALLFAFARFAWHLRGTFRLLRASTDFVAVDQIQETFLRCREEAGLTHQNICLRTSSSIPGPVTAGIRRHMVLVPPAFLESLTAVEREAILHHEFAHVRRHDFARNLIYQVLALPCAWHPALWLTRSRLAESRELVCDAMAARATGGPQQYAHSLLRLAVVQSNQRPVSIHALGLFESHALERRIMKLTQIQLKSSLTHRLLTLTACAAMGLITCGSAMALHLNTTPITHAMLSEANPVHISPGVMSGQRISGKEPVYPAEAKKKHIEGDVILKAVISKEGSIEKLHTVSGPPILAASALKAVRTWRYKPYLLNGQPVTVETEIHVIYNLGSSK, from the coding sequence ATGACGCACGTCACCTCGTTCATCTTCGGCTATCTATTGAACTCTCTGTGGCAGGCACCGCTGCTCTTGGCCGCAGCCTGGCTGGCAGCTCGCCTGGCCAGCAGGCAAAGCCCGGCATGGGAGCACCGCACATGGGTGATCGCACTTTGCGCCCAGATACTGCTGCCGTTCGTGAACATCTCTCCGGTTCGCTGGCAGCAGCTTCGCGAGCTGATCTTCTGGCCCACCTCGCACCAGTCCGCGAAAGGCTCCATCCGGGTTTTTGTTGGCCCGGCAAATCCGGCGCAGCCCGGATTACTGCATCTGCCGTTTTCGCTCATGGCAGCTCTCGAACTGATCTACGGGGCGGCTCTGCTTTTCGCTTTTGCGCGTTTCGCATGGCACTTGCGTGGAACCTTCCGGTTGCTACGCGCAAGTACAGACTTTGTCGCCGTGGATCAAATCCAGGAGACCTTCCTGCGCTGTAGAGAGGAGGCTGGCTTAACGCACCAGAATATCTGCTTGCGTACCTCGTCTTCGATTCCAGGCCCGGTCACGGCAGGCATCCGGCGGCACATGGTTCTTGTCCCGCCGGCCTTTCTTGAATCCCTCACGGCGGTGGAGCGGGAGGCAATCCTGCACCATGAATTCGCTCATGTTCGACGGCACGATTTCGCCAGGAACCTCATCTACCAGGTTCTGGCTTTGCCATGTGCATGGCACCCCGCCCTTTGGCTCACCCGCTCCCGCCTGGCGGAATCGCGCGAACTGGTGTGCGACGCCATGGCAGCCCGCGCCACCGGAGGACCGCAACAGTACGCGCATTCCCTGCTCCGTCTGGCCGTTGTGCAATCCAACCAGAGGCCGGTCTCCATTCATGCGCTCGGCCTCTTTGAGTCTCATGCTCTCGAAAGGAGAATTATGAAACTAACACAGATACAACTCAAAAGCTCACTCACTCACCGGCTCCTCACGCTGACAGCATGCGCCGCAATGGGCTTGATAACCTGCGGCTCCGCTATGGCGCTTCACCTGAACACAACCCCAATCACGCATGCCATGCTGAGCGAGGCGAATCCTGTGCATATATCCCCAGGAGTGATGTCAGGTCAGCGCATCAGCGGCAAGGAGCCTGTCTATCCTGCGGAAGCCAAGAAGAAGCACATTGAGGGCGATGTGATTTTGAAGGCGGTCATCTCAAAGGAAGGCAGCATCGAGAAGTTGCATACTGTCTCCGGCCCGCCCATTCTGGCGGCATCCGCCTTGAAAGCAGTCCGCACCTGGCGCTACAAGCCTTACCTGCTCAATGGCCAGCCGGTCACGGTTGAGACTGAGATTCACGTGATCTATAACCTCGGAAGCTCCAAATAG
- a CDS encoding DUF6496 domain-containing protein: MATKNSPGKKSGSGRRYGKKAQEKVQEELHEMKEGKLRSGRSGKKVTNPKQAIAIGLSEARAEGDKVPPAPKKSSSSKKSSAKKSSVKKSTGKRSTKSSSGKKSSGGGSKKKSS, encoded by the coding sequence ATGGCAACGAAGAACAGTCCAGGCAAAAAGTCCGGCAGCGGCCGCCGTTACGGCAAAAAGGCGCAGGAAAAGGTGCAGGAAGAACTGCACGAAATGAAGGAAGGGAAGCTGCGCAGCGGCCGCAGCGGCAAAAAGGTCACGAATCCGAAGCAGGCGATTGCCATTGGACTGTCTGAGGCACGCGCGGAAGGCGACAAGGTTCCACCGGCGCCAAAGAAATCGAGCAGCTCTAAAAAGTCGTCGGCCAAGAAGTCCTCAGTCAAAAAGAGCACTGGCAAAAGGAGCACAAAAAGCTCCTCCGGTAAGAAGTCGTCGGGCGGCGGGAGCAAGAAGAAATCCTCCTGA